A window of the Acanthochromis polyacanthus isolate Apoly-LR-REF ecotype Palm Island chromosome 10, KAUST_Apoly_ChrSc, whole genome shotgun sequence genome harbors these coding sequences:
- the hspa14 gene encoding heat shock 70 kDa protein 14 isoform X1, translating into MAAIGVHFGYTCACVAIYKDGRADVVANDAGDRVTPAVVGYRDTEQIVGIAAKQGRVRNAANTVVRVKQILGRRFSDPETQTHKGETKCQVVSRGEKPYYEITAGEHPQYVAPEDVAKLILHKMKETAQSALGSDVSDVVITVPFEFEPNQKRALREAAEAAGFHVLRLIHEPAAALLAYNIGQDFSGKSHVLVYKLGGTSLSVTVLQVNGGMFRVLSTHTDHSIGGESFTQALAQHLASEFKRTFKHDVSGNARAMLKLMNGADMAKHSLSSLGSANCFVDSLHDGIDFECNVSRARFELLCSSLLNKSIQPIQLLLEKAGLSARNINKVVLCGGSARIPRLQQMMREMFPDVELLSSAPPDEVIAVGAALEAGLLVGSDGFVLEEESVTVDVSAADILIKEVDESGSEIFTPLLPSGTPLPARRHHVLSGNGKQSSLGLEIYQRFVEEQPEKLSKIVFRDLQPTEENHNVDVVVTMKRTDDWKVRGHHHNSSIMKPQIHRQSHISAQCCWCSFVFYVSVFHSINMANSN; encoded by the exons ATGGCAGCGATCGGAGTTCATTTCGGCTATACATGTGCTTGTGTGGCGATATATAAG gatGGTCGGGCTGATGTGGTGGCTAACGATGCAGGAGACAGAGTCACTCCAGCTGTGGTGGGCTACAGAGATACTGAGCAG ATCGTAGGCATAGCAGCAAAGCAGGGACGGGTCCGGAACGCTGCCAACACCGTCGTTAGAGTGAAGCAAATACTGGGACGAAG GTTCAGTGATCCAGAGACACAAACTCACAAAGGAGAGACCAAGTGTCAG GTTGTGAGCAGAGGAGAGAAGCCTTATTATGAGATTACAGCAGGAGAACACCCGCAGTATGTCGCTCCAGAGGACGTTGCTAAACTCATCTTACACAAAATGAAAG AAACGGCTCAGTCTGCTTTGGGTTCTGATGTCAGCGATGTGGTCATTACTGTCCCTTTTGAGTTTGAACCTAATCAGAAGCGTGCTCTGAG aGAGGCGGCTGAAGCTGCTGGGTTCCATGTTCTGAGGCTGATCCATgagcctgctgctgctctgttggccTATAACATCGGACAGGACTTCTCTGGAAAGAG CCATGTCCTGGTGTACAAGTTGGGAGGGACGTCCCTGAGTGTAACAGTGCTGCAGGTCAATGGAGGAATGTTCCGGGTTCTCAGCACTCACACCGACCACAGCATCGGAGGGGAGAGTTTCACCCAGGCCTTAGCCCAGCATCTTGCCTCAGAGTTTAAACG CACCTTTAAACATGATGTGAGCGGTAACGCTCGGGCGATGCTGAAGCTGATGAACGGGGCAGACATGGCCAAGCACTCCTTGTCCTCTTTGGGATCGGCCAACTGTTTCGTTGACTCTCTGCATGACGGCATTGACTTTGAATGCAACGTCTCGAG AGCCAGATTTGAGCTACTCTGCTCCTCACTCCTCAACAAAAGCATCCAGCCAATTCAGCTCCTGCTGGAGAAGGCAGGACTTTCTGCCAGAAACATTAACAAG gtggtGCTTTGCGGTGGTTCAGCCAGGATCCCTCGTCTCCAGCAGATGATGCGTGAGATGTTTCCTGATGTAGAGCTTCTCAGCTCAGCACCTCCTGATGAGGTGATTGCTGTGGGAGCAGCCCTGGAAGCAGGCTTACTGGTTGGCAGCGATGGCTTTGTCCTTGAAGAAGAATCTGTGACGGTGGATGTTTCTGCCGCTGACATACTAATCAAG GAGGTGGATGAATCTGGGTCTGAGATTTTCACTCCTCTCCTTCCGTCTGGCACGCCTCTTCCTGCCCGCAGACATCACGTCCTGAGTGGAAATGGGAAGCAGTCCTCCCTCGGTTTGGAGATTTATCAGAGATTTGTCGAGGAGCAGCCAGAAAAGCTGTCTAAG ATTGTCTTCAGAGACCTGCAGCCCACAGAAGAGAACCACAACGTCGACGTGGTGGTGACCATGAAAAG AACAGACGACTGGAAAGTCAGAGGTCATCACCATAacagcagcatcatgaagcCACAGATCCACCGTCAAAGCCATATTTCAGCACAGTGTTGTtggtgtagttttgttttttatgtttctgtttttcactcAATAAACATGGCAAACTCAAACTAA
- the hspa14 gene encoding heat shock 70 kDa protein 14 isoform X2, whose protein sequence is MAAIGVHFGYTCACVAIYKDGRADVVANDAGDRVTPAVVGYRDTEQIVGIAAKQGRVRNAANTVVRVKQILGRRFSDPETQTHKGETKCQVVSRGEKPYYEITAGEHPQYVAPEDVAKLILHKMKETAQSALGSDVSDVVITVPFEFEPNQKRALREAAEAAGFHVLRLIHEPAAALLAYNIGQDFSGKSHVLVYKLGGTSLSVTVLQVNGGMFRVLSTHTDHSIGGESFTQALAQHLASEFKRTFKHDVSGNARAMLKLMNGADMAKHSLSSLGSANCFVDSLHDGIDFECNVSRARFELLCSSLLNKSIQPIQLLLEKAGLSARNINKVVLCGGSARIPRLQQMMREMFPDVELLSSAPPDEVIAVGAALEAGLLVGSDGFVLEEESVTVDVSAADILIKEVDESGSEIFTPLLPSGTPLPARRHHVLSGNGKQSSLGLEIYQRFVEEQPEKLSKIVFRDLQPTEENHNVDVVVTMKRDGSIHVSCVEQTTGKSEVITITAAS, encoded by the exons ATGGCAGCGATCGGAGTTCATTTCGGCTATACATGTGCTTGTGTGGCGATATATAAG gatGGTCGGGCTGATGTGGTGGCTAACGATGCAGGAGACAGAGTCACTCCAGCTGTGGTGGGCTACAGAGATACTGAGCAG ATCGTAGGCATAGCAGCAAAGCAGGGACGGGTCCGGAACGCTGCCAACACCGTCGTTAGAGTGAAGCAAATACTGGGACGAAG GTTCAGTGATCCAGAGACACAAACTCACAAAGGAGAGACCAAGTGTCAG GTTGTGAGCAGAGGAGAGAAGCCTTATTATGAGATTACAGCAGGAGAACACCCGCAGTATGTCGCTCCAGAGGACGTTGCTAAACTCATCTTACACAAAATGAAAG AAACGGCTCAGTCTGCTTTGGGTTCTGATGTCAGCGATGTGGTCATTACTGTCCCTTTTGAGTTTGAACCTAATCAGAAGCGTGCTCTGAG aGAGGCGGCTGAAGCTGCTGGGTTCCATGTTCTGAGGCTGATCCATgagcctgctgctgctctgttggccTATAACATCGGACAGGACTTCTCTGGAAAGAG CCATGTCCTGGTGTACAAGTTGGGAGGGACGTCCCTGAGTGTAACAGTGCTGCAGGTCAATGGAGGAATGTTCCGGGTTCTCAGCACTCACACCGACCACAGCATCGGAGGGGAGAGTTTCACCCAGGCCTTAGCCCAGCATCTTGCCTCAGAGTTTAAACG CACCTTTAAACATGATGTGAGCGGTAACGCTCGGGCGATGCTGAAGCTGATGAACGGGGCAGACATGGCCAAGCACTCCTTGTCCTCTTTGGGATCGGCCAACTGTTTCGTTGACTCTCTGCATGACGGCATTGACTTTGAATGCAACGTCTCGAG AGCCAGATTTGAGCTACTCTGCTCCTCACTCCTCAACAAAAGCATCCAGCCAATTCAGCTCCTGCTGGAGAAGGCAGGACTTTCTGCCAGAAACATTAACAAG gtggtGCTTTGCGGTGGTTCAGCCAGGATCCCTCGTCTCCAGCAGATGATGCGTGAGATGTTTCCTGATGTAGAGCTTCTCAGCTCAGCACCTCCTGATGAGGTGATTGCTGTGGGAGCAGCCCTGGAAGCAGGCTTACTGGTTGGCAGCGATGGCTTTGTCCTTGAAGAAGAATCTGTGACGGTGGATGTTTCTGCCGCTGACATACTAATCAAG GAGGTGGATGAATCTGGGTCTGAGATTTTCACTCCTCTCCTTCCGTCTGGCACGCCTCTTCCTGCCCGCAGACATCACGTCCTGAGTGGAAATGGGAAGCAGTCCTCCCTCGGTTTGGAGATTTATCAGAGATTTGTCGAGGAGCAGCCAGAAAAGCTGTCTAAG ATTGTCTTCAGAGACCTGCAGCCCACAGAAGAGAACCACAACGTCGACGTGGTGGTGACCATGAAAAG GGATGGATCCATTCACGTTTCCTGTGTAGAACAGACGACTGGAAAGTCAGAGGTCATCACCATAacagcagcatcatga